From Maniola hyperantus chromosome 28, iAphHyp1.2, whole genome shotgun sequence, one genomic window encodes:
- the Pisd gene encoding phosphatidylserine decarboxylase proenzyme, mitochondrial — protein MFPATRIRSCLPVINPMFRRMRPHKPFRHTIHNQTKNTTVNGFSANINQLHKTKWMNFRAIFTRWMPLGSVIYVGWCCIRASVNYEFSKVEIKFYEMFPFRITSRLWGKLASCELPISIRSLVYGTYIRMFDVNLNDAAVTDLTYYKSLSAFFTRALRDGARYISPAPCVSPCDGIVLNCGPADTDKIEQVKGVTYSLEEFLGANKWSNNHDNNYYNSLLKNKKNILHQCIIYLAPGDYHRFHSPCDWTSKFRRHFSGKLLSVNPWLAKLIPGLFALNERAVYIGEWKHGFFSMTAVGATNVGSIEIYSDPDLRTNTKGKRNRIDDLEMHRVTYKKGELFGHFNMGSTIILLFEAPADFKFELNAGDRVLVGQALTTMTKEFSR, from the coding sequence ATGTTCCCAGCGACGCGCATTCGAAGCTGCCTTCCCGTCATAAACCCGATGTTTAGACGGATGAGGCCTCACAAACCATTTCGGCACACCATCCACAATCAAACAAAGAATACCACTGTGAACGGTTTTAGTGCTAATATTAATCAGTTACACAAGACGAAATGGATGAATTTCCGAGCGATTTTCACGCGATGGATGCCTCTAGGGAGTGTTATTTATGTGGGATGGTGTTGCATCCGAGCGAGTGTAAACTACGAATTCTCCAAAGTGGAGATAAAGTTTTACGAGATGTTCCCTTTTCGGATCACGAGTCGACTGTGGGGGAAACTGGCGTCCTGCGAGCTTCCTATATCGATACGAAGTTTAGTTTACGGTACGTACATTAGAATGTTTGACGTGAACCTAAACGATGCTGCTGTTACCGATCTAACGTATTACAAAAGTTTGTCGGCGTTCTTTACACGCGCATTGAGAGATGGTGCTAGATACATATCACCCGCACCCTGCGTGTCACCCTGCGATGGTATAGTCCTCAACTGCGGCCCAGCGGACACTGATAAGATCGAGCAAGTCAAAGGCGTCACATACAGCCTTGAAGAATTTTTAGGTGCGAACAAATGGTCTAACAACCACGACAATAACTATTACAATTCTTTattgaagaacaaaaaaaatatcttgcatcaatgtataatttatttagcaCCTGGTGACTATCATAGATTCCATTCTCCGTGCGATTGGACGTCCAAGTTTCGAAGACATTTCTCTGGTAAACTCTTGTCCGTAAACCCATGGTTGGCGAAACTTATACCTGGTCTATTTGCGCTTAATGAGAGAGCTGTGTATATTGGGGAATGGAAGCATGGGTTCTTCTCTATGACAGCTGTGGGTGCTACAAACGTTGGTTCTATAGAAATATATTCCGATCCTGACTTAAGAACAAACACTAAAGGTAAAAGAAACCGTATTGACGATCTAGAGATGCATAGAGTTACATACAAAAAAGGGGAGCTGTTTGGGCACTTTAACATGGGCAGTACAATTATACTACTATTCGAAGCACCAGCAGACTTCAAGTTTGAGCTAAACGCTGGAGACAGAGTCCTCGTTGGCCAAGCTTTGACGACAATGACTAAGGAATTTTCAAGATGA